The Diprion similis isolate iyDipSimi1 chromosome 11, iyDipSimi1.1, whole genome shotgun sequence genome includes a region encoding these proteins:
- the LOC124412374 gene encoding FK506-binding protein 59 isoform X1 has translation MAAVDISPKKDGGVLKEIIKEGIGEETPAAGCKVTVHYTGTLMDGTKFDSSKDRNEPFEFDLGKKSVIKAWDIGVATMKRGEVAILTCAPDYAYRAAGSPPTIPPNATLKFEIEMIDWKGADLSPEQDNSIEKFQIVTGSGYIVPNEGALVDVHLVGSYDGKVFEEKDVQFNLGEGEDVGIIDGVEIALRTFKMGEKSRLKIKSKYAYKTIGEPKFGIPPNADLEYTIELKNFEKASESWMIPGPEQIKQLTLFKEKGTAYFKEGKFGLATKLYQKIITAFKDSPSSDEEEEQPEAKDLRLSANLNLALCYLKLNKSIEARDACTEALVISPNNEKALFRRGQANILLAAPELALKDFEEVLKINPKNTAAANQIIACKKLHKEQLAKEKKIYANMFDKFALQDKQKEEEKLRGQPDVMRGVLGEWGQEERPGGRDPTAFEKENPNILMLNANGTGEFKNM, from the exons ATGGCTGCAGTAGATATTTCCCCAAAGAAGGATGGTGGAGTGTTGAAAGAGATCATCAAAGAAGGTATTGGTGAGGAAACTCCAGCTGCGGGATGCAAAGTCACCGTACATTATACCGGGACTCTTATGGATGGCACAAAGTTCGACTCAAGCAAAGATCGAAATGAGCCATTTGAGTTTGATTTGGGTAAAAAGAGTGTTATCAAGGCTTGGGACATTGGTGTCGCTACCATGAAGCGAGGAGAGGTTGCTATTTTGACTTGTGCACCTGATTATGCCTATCGTGCTGCTGGTAGCCCTCCCACGATCCCTCCTAACGCCACTTTAAAATTTGAG ATTGAAATGATTGACTGGAAAGGGGCAGATTTAAGCCCAGAACAAGACAATAGCATTGAGAAATTCCAAATAGTAACTGGATCGGGGTATATTGTTCCAAATGAAGGAGCTCTGGTTGATG TACATCTTGTTGGCTCTTATGATGGTAAAGTATTTGAAGAAAAGGATGTTCAGTTCAATTTAGGCGAAGGAGAAGATGTGGGTATTATTGATGGAGTAGAAATAGCTTTGAGAACCTTCAAAATGGGTGAAAAAtcaagattgaaaataaagagtAAATATGCATACAAAACCATTGGTGAACCGAAATTCGGAATTCCACCAAATGCGGACCTGGAATATACCATCGAGTTGAAGAACTTTGAGAAG GCTTCTGAAAGCTGGATGATACCTGGTCCGGAACAGATAAAGCAGTTGACACTGTTTAAAGAAAAGGGAACTGCCTACTTTAAAGAAGGGAAATTTGGACTTGCCACAAAATTGTACCAAAAGATTATTACTGCTTTTAAAGACTCTCCCAGCAGTGATGAGGAAGAAGAGCAACCGGAGGCAAAAGATCTCCGTTTGTCAGCGAACTTGAATCTTGCTTTGTGCTAtctaaaattgaacaaaagtaTAGAAGCCAGAGATGCTTGCACAGAAGCGCTAGTGATTAGTCCAAATAATGAAAAGGCACTGTTTAGAAGAGGTCAAGCAAACATTTTGCTTGCTGCTCCTGAACTTGCACTGAAAGACTTTGAAGAAGTTCTGAAAATCAATCCAAAGAATACAGCTGCTGCCAATCAAATAATCGCATGTAAGAAACTGCACAAAGAACAACTAGCcaaggagaagaaaatttatgcaaatatGTTTGACAAGTTTGCTCTACAAGACAAGCAG aaggaagaagagaagCTGCGTGGGCAACCCGACGTGATGCGCGGCGTTCTAGGAGAGTGGGGTCAAGAAGAGAGACCTGGTGGTAGGGACCCAACAGcgtttgagaaagaaaatccaAATATTCTAATGCTTAATGCGAATGGCACcggtgaatttaaaaatatgtga
- the LOC124412374 gene encoding FK506-binding protein 59 isoform X2, giving the protein MAAVDISPKKDGGVLKEIIKEGIGEETPAAGCKVTVHYTGTLMDGTKFDSSKDRNEPFEFDLGKKSVIKAWDIGVATMKRGEVAILTCAPDYAYRAAGSPPTIPPNATLKFEIEMIDWKGADLSPEQDNSIEKFQIVTGSGYIVPNEGALVDVHLVGSYDGKVFEEKDVQFNLGEGEDVGIIDGVEIALRTFKMGEKSRLKIKSKYAYKTIGEPKFGIPPNADLEYTIELKNFEKASESWMIPGPEQIKQLTLFKEKGTAYFKEGKFGLATKLYQKIITAFKDSPSSDEEEEQPEAKDLRLSANLNLALCYLKLNKSIEARDACTEALVISPNNEKALFRRGQANILLAAPELALKDFEEVLKINPKNTAAANQIIACKKLHKEQLAKEKKIYANMFDKFALQDKQ; this is encoded by the exons ATGGCTGCAGTAGATATTTCCCCAAAGAAGGATGGTGGAGTGTTGAAAGAGATCATCAAAGAAGGTATTGGTGAGGAAACTCCAGCTGCGGGATGCAAAGTCACCGTACATTATACCGGGACTCTTATGGATGGCACAAAGTTCGACTCAAGCAAAGATCGAAATGAGCCATTTGAGTTTGATTTGGGTAAAAAGAGTGTTATCAAGGCTTGGGACATTGGTGTCGCTACCATGAAGCGAGGAGAGGTTGCTATTTTGACTTGTGCACCTGATTATGCCTATCGTGCTGCTGGTAGCCCTCCCACGATCCCTCCTAACGCCACTTTAAAATTTGAG ATTGAAATGATTGACTGGAAAGGGGCAGATTTAAGCCCAGAACAAGACAATAGCATTGAGAAATTCCAAATAGTAACTGGATCGGGGTATATTGTTCCAAATGAAGGAGCTCTGGTTGATG TACATCTTGTTGGCTCTTATGATGGTAAAGTATTTGAAGAAAAGGATGTTCAGTTCAATTTAGGCGAAGGAGAAGATGTGGGTATTATTGATGGAGTAGAAATAGCTTTGAGAACCTTCAAAATGGGTGAAAAAtcaagattgaaaataaagagtAAATATGCATACAAAACCATTGGTGAACCGAAATTCGGAATTCCACCAAATGCGGACCTGGAATATACCATCGAGTTGAAGAACTTTGAGAAG GCTTCTGAAAGCTGGATGATACCTGGTCCGGAACAGATAAAGCAGTTGACACTGTTTAAAGAAAAGGGAACTGCCTACTTTAAAGAAGGGAAATTTGGACTTGCCACAAAATTGTACCAAAAGATTATTACTGCTTTTAAAGACTCTCCCAGCAGTGATGAGGAAGAAGAGCAACCGGAGGCAAAAGATCTCCGTTTGTCAGCGAACTTGAATCTTGCTTTGTGCTAtctaaaattgaacaaaagtaTAGAAGCCAGAGATGCTTGCACAGAAGCGCTAGTGATTAGTCCAAATAATGAAAAGGCACTGTTTAGAAGAGGTCAAGCAAACATTTTGCTTGCTGCTCCTGAACTTGCACTGAAAGACTTTGAAGAAGTTCTGAAAATCAATCCAAAGAATACAGCTGCTGCCAATCAAATAATCGCATGTAAGAAACTGCACAAAGAACAACTAGCcaaggagaagaaaatttatgcaaatatGTTTGACAAGTTTGCTCTACAAGACAAGCAG TAA
- the LOC124412376 gene encoding protein king tubby 1 isoform X2: MKQKRQSGAGGMVQASNISSSQYSSHSTKWLNPNRELHGYDGPMQFTMSPSNPDMGVLQENKTMESEVTDIRTESGFYDGTERCDGADEESSPVDLRSPSEALHSQSPLRVAPVDGSINAINGENHSSSPELEGNVEGNIEQFVLQPANKKMHYKCRITRDRKGMDRGLYPTYFLHLERDYGKKVFLLAGRKRKKSTTSNYLISSDPTDLSRGAESYVGKLRSNLLGTQFTVYDNGYSLMKSEKREERTNPRQELAAVVYDTNVLGFKGPRKMTVIIPGMTTDQQRVQICPRDDTETLLECWKMKNMDNLIELHNKTPAWNDDTQSYVLNFHGRVTQASVKNFQVVHDSDVDYVVMQFGRVAEDVFTMDYRFPLCALQAFAIALSSFDNKLACE; encoded by the exons ATGAAACAGAAACGACAGAGCGGCGCTGGCGGTATGGTACAGGCATCAAATATCTCTAGTTCACAATATAGCAGCCACTCTACTAAATGGTTAAATCCAAATAGAGAGCTTCATG GCTACGACGGACCTATGCAGTTCACAATGTCACCCAGTAATCCTGACATGGGAGTATTACAGGAAAATAAAACTATGGAGTCAGAAGTAACAG ataTCAGGACAGAGAGTGGATTTTATGATGGGACGGAACGTTGTGATGGTGCAGATGAAGAATCATCCCCGGTGGATTTGAGATCACCATCTGAAGCTCTTCACAGCCAATCACCTCTTAGAGTAGCTCCTGTTGATGGGTCAATTAATGCGATCAATGGCGAAAATCATTCCTCG AGCCCGGAATTGGAGGGAAATGTTGAGGGTAATATAGAACAATTTGTTCTGCAACCAGCcaataaaaaaatgcattatAAGTGTAGAATAACCCGTGATAGAAAAGGCATGGATCGTGGTTTATATCCAACTTACTTTCTGCATCTAGAACGCGACTATGGAAAAAAG GTTTTTTTACTAGCCGGACGGAAACGCAAGAAGAGCACCACgagtaattatttaatttcgtcTGACCCGACTGATCTTTCAAGAGGAGCCGAATCTTATGTTGGAAAATTACGATCTAATTTATTGGGAACTCAGTTTACCGTATATGATAATGGATATTCtttgatgaaaagtgaaaagagaGAGGAGCGTACTAATCCCAGGCAAGAACTAGCCGCAGTTGTTTATGATACCAATGTTTTGGGTTTCAAGGGGCCACGAAAAATGACTGTAATCATACCTGGAATGACTACAGATCAGCAAAGAGTACAGATTTGTCCTCGAGATGATACAGAAACATTGTTAG AGtgttggaaaatgaaaaatatggatAATTTGATAGAATTGCATAACAAAACACCAGCTTGGAACGATGACACACAGTCTTATGTACTAAATTTCCATGGACGTGTTACACAGGCgtcagtaaaaaattttcaagttgttCACGACAGTGATG TGGATTACGTTGTGATGCAATTTGGTCGTGTAGCTGAGGATGTTTTCACAATGGATTACCGTTTTCCACTATGCGCACTCCAAGCTTTTGCTATTGCATTAAGCAGTTTTGATAACAAATTAGCCTGTGAGTGA
- the LOC124412376 gene encoding protein king tubby 1 isoform X3, translating into MVGYDGPMQFTMSPSNPDMGVLQENKTMESEVTDIRTESGFYDGTERCDGADEESSPVDLRSPSEALHSQSPLRVAPVDGSINAINGENHSSSPELEGNVEGNIEQFVLQPANKKMHYKCRITRDRKGMDRGLYPTYFLHLERDYGKKVFLLAGRKRKKSTTSNYLISSDPTDLSRGAESYVGKLRSNLLGTQFTVYDNGYSLMKSEKREERTNPRQELAAVVYDTNVLGFKGPRKMTVIIPGMTTDQQRVQICPRDDTETLLECWKMKNMDNLIELHNKTPAWNDDTQSYVLNFHGRVTQASVKNFQVVHDSDVDYVVMQFGRVAEDVFTMDYRFPLCALQAFAIALSSFDNKLACE; encoded by the exons ATG GTAGGCTACGACGGACCTATGCAGTTCACAATGTCACCCAGTAATCCTGACATGGGAGTATTACAGGAAAATAAAACTATGGAGTCAGAAGTAACAG ataTCAGGACAGAGAGTGGATTTTATGATGGGACGGAACGTTGTGATGGTGCAGATGAAGAATCATCCCCGGTGGATTTGAGATCACCATCTGAAGCTCTTCACAGCCAATCACCTCTTAGAGTAGCTCCTGTTGATGGGTCAATTAATGCGATCAATGGCGAAAATCATTCCTCG AGCCCGGAATTGGAGGGAAATGTTGAGGGTAATATAGAACAATTTGTTCTGCAACCAGCcaataaaaaaatgcattatAAGTGTAGAATAACCCGTGATAGAAAAGGCATGGATCGTGGTTTATATCCAACTTACTTTCTGCATCTAGAACGCGACTATGGAAAAAAG GTTTTTTTACTAGCCGGACGGAAACGCAAGAAGAGCACCACgagtaattatttaatttcgtcTGACCCGACTGATCTTTCAAGAGGAGCCGAATCTTATGTTGGAAAATTACGATCTAATTTATTGGGAACTCAGTTTACCGTATATGATAATGGATATTCtttgatgaaaagtgaaaagagaGAGGAGCGTACTAATCCCAGGCAAGAACTAGCCGCAGTTGTTTATGATACCAATGTTTTGGGTTTCAAGGGGCCACGAAAAATGACTGTAATCATACCTGGAATGACTACAGATCAGCAAAGAGTACAGATTTGTCCTCGAGATGATACAGAAACATTGTTAG AGtgttggaaaatgaaaaatatggatAATTTGATAGAATTGCATAACAAAACACCAGCTTGGAACGATGACACACAGTCTTATGTACTAAATTTCCATGGACGTGTTACACAGGCgtcagtaaaaaattttcaagttgttCACGACAGTGATG TGGATTACGTTGTGATGCAATTTGGTCGTGTAGCTGAGGATGTTTTCACAATGGATTACCGTTTTCCACTATGCGCACTCCAAGCTTTTGCTATTGCATTAAGCAGTTTTGATAACAAATTAGCCTGTGAGTGA
- the LOC124412375 gene encoding WD repeat-containing protein 55 homolog — protein sequence MIFKMGRLKDDFLGDDESNSDDSDSSLSEMDDSSDNSGFDLYDSDSNDEANNAGPSASVNVPGGSGDVLELNEDEEEDEVVKAILRSRQPNKDHPPDIKLEDFIADISFHPANNLIALACMSGDVLLYKYTNESTDLVSTLELHIKACRDVEFSEDGKILLSTAKDKSILLTDVETEKLTRLYENSHEDPVSTLTVIDENLFATGDDNGTVKLWDMRQKGDSPLFSLKEMEDYVSSMVTTSEKKYLACASGDGSLTTLNMTARRMHVQSEEYEQELTCLGLFKSETKLLAGDSKGKMYVFKWGEFGLHSDEFPSVTKKSMNCMVPLTENIVVTAGEDGILRATNLFPYHHLGIVGQHSMSVEGTDISNDGTLIASTSYDNDVKFWNVEYFETLNNEMSKKGSGKKQLKHNLPSSKVNNASDFFSGLC from the exons atgattttcaaaatgggCCGACTTAAGG ATGATTTTCTCGGTGATGATGAGAGCAACAGCGACGACAGTGATAGTAGCCTCAGCGAGATGGATGATAGCAGTGACAACAGTGGGTTTGATCTCTACGATTCCGATTCAAACGACGAAGCTAACAATGCGGGGCCAAGTGCATCCGTTAATGTACCTG GTGGGAGCGGAGATGTCCTGGAATTGAACGAGGATGAGGAAGAAGATGAAGTTGTCAAAGCTATATTAAGATCTAGACAACCAAATAAAGATCATCCTCCAGACATTAAGCTGGAGGATTTCATTGCGGACATATCTTTTCACCCTGCAAACAACTTGATTGCATTAGCTTGCATGTCGGGAGATGTACTTCT ATACAAATATACCAATGAATCTACTGATCTAGTCTCTACATTGGAATTACATATAAAGGCTTGCCGAGATGTTGAGTTCAGTGAGGACGGTAAAATTCTCCTTTCTACTGCAAAAGACAAATCTATCCTTCTCACAGATGTAGAAACTGAAAAACTTACCAGGCTTTACGAAAATAGCCACGA GGATCCCGTGTCTACATTGACTGTGATTGATGAGAATCTATTTGCCACTGGTGACGATAATGGGACAGTAAAAT TATGGGATATGAGGCAAAAAGGAGATTCGCCATTATTTTCCTTGAAGGAAATGGAAGATTACGTCAGCTCCATGGTTACAACTAGCGAAAAGAAGTATCTTGCTTGTGCTAGCGGAGATGGTTCCCTGACGACACTGAATATGACTGCTAGGAGAATGCATGTTCAG TCCGAAGAGTATGAGCAGGAGCTAACATGTCTTGGTCTGTTTAAATCAGAGACTAAGTTACTGGCTGGCGATAGTAAAGGCAAAATGTATGTCTTCAAGTGGGGTGAGTTTGGACTACATTCAGACGAGTTTCCTAGCGTGACTAAAAAGTCAATGAACTGCATGGTTCCGTTAACTGAAAACATTGTTGTTACTGCTGGTGAAGATGGAATACTCAG AGCAACGAATCTGTTTCCTTATCATCATTTGGGAATTGTTGGACAACACAGTATGTCTGTGGAGGGAACAGATATAAGTAACGATGGAACACTTATCGCATCTACCTCGTATGACAACGACGTAAAGTTTTGGAATGTCGAGTACTTCGAAACATTGAATAATGAAATGTCAAAGAAAGGCAGTGGAAAAAAGCAATTAAAGCATAATTTGCCAAGCAGTAAAGTCAATAATGCATCAGACTTTTTTTCCGGCTTGTGTTAA
- the LOC124412376 gene encoding protein king tubby isoform X1, which translates to MTSLDLRQQKLEQQRQIIAQKMKQKRQSGAGGMVQASNISSSQYSSHSTKWLNPNRELHGYDGPMQFTMSPSNPDMGVLQENKTMESEVTDIRTESGFYDGTERCDGADEESSPVDLRSPSEALHSQSPLRVAPVDGSINAINGENHSSSPELEGNVEGNIEQFVLQPANKKMHYKCRITRDRKGMDRGLYPTYFLHLERDYGKKVFLLAGRKRKKSTTSNYLISSDPTDLSRGAESYVGKLRSNLLGTQFTVYDNGYSLMKSEKREERTNPRQELAAVVYDTNVLGFKGPRKMTVIIPGMTTDQQRVQICPRDDTETLLECWKMKNMDNLIELHNKTPAWNDDTQSYVLNFHGRVTQASVKNFQVVHDSDVDYVVMQFGRVAEDVFTMDYRFPLCALQAFAIALSSFDNKLACE; encoded by the exons atgaCATCCTTGGATCTGAGACAGCAGAAACTCGAGCAACAG AGGCAAATAATAGCGCAGAAAATGAAACAGAAACGACAGAGCGGCGCTGGCGGTATGGTACAGGCATCAAATATCTCTAGTTCACAATATAGCAGCCACTCTACTAAATGGTTAAATCCAAATAGAGAGCTTCATG GCTACGACGGACCTATGCAGTTCACAATGTCACCCAGTAATCCTGACATGGGAGTATTACAGGAAAATAAAACTATGGAGTCAGAAGTAACAG ataTCAGGACAGAGAGTGGATTTTATGATGGGACGGAACGTTGTGATGGTGCAGATGAAGAATCATCCCCGGTGGATTTGAGATCACCATCTGAAGCTCTTCACAGCCAATCACCTCTTAGAGTAGCTCCTGTTGATGGGTCAATTAATGCGATCAATGGCGAAAATCATTCCTCG AGCCCGGAATTGGAGGGAAATGTTGAGGGTAATATAGAACAATTTGTTCTGCAACCAGCcaataaaaaaatgcattatAAGTGTAGAATAACCCGTGATAGAAAAGGCATGGATCGTGGTTTATATCCAACTTACTTTCTGCATCTAGAACGCGACTATGGAAAAAAG GTTTTTTTACTAGCCGGACGGAAACGCAAGAAGAGCACCACgagtaattatttaatttcgtcTGACCCGACTGATCTTTCAAGAGGAGCCGAATCTTATGTTGGAAAATTACGATCTAATTTATTGGGAACTCAGTTTACCGTATATGATAATGGATATTCtttgatgaaaagtgaaaagagaGAGGAGCGTACTAATCCCAGGCAAGAACTAGCCGCAGTTGTTTATGATACCAATGTTTTGGGTTTCAAGGGGCCACGAAAAATGACTGTAATCATACCTGGAATGACTACAGATCAGCAAAGAGTACAGATTTGTCCTCGAGATGATACAGAAACATTGTTAG AGtgttggaaaatgaaaaatatggatAATTTGATAGAATTGCATAACAAAACACCAGCTTGGAACGATGACACACAGTCTTATGTACTAAATTTCCATGGACGTGTTACACAGGCgtcagtaaaaaattttcaagttgttCACGACAGTGATG TGGATTACGTTGTGATGCAATTTGGTCGTGTAGCTGAGGATGTTTTCACAATGGATTACCGTTTTCCACTATGCGCACTCCAAGCTTTTGCTATTGCATTAAGCAGTTTTGATAACAAATTAGCCTGTGAGTGA